In the genome of Metabacillus litoralis, the window AACAAATATTGAAATTAAAAGAGCACCAAGTGGCATAAGAATATTGCTTACTAGGAAATCAGCAGCGTCAAAAATAGACTTATCAAACAAGGTTATGTGTCCAAGTAGTCCGAAAGAAAGTGCTGATGGAATTCCTACGATAAAAATGGATATTCCTACTAACCAAGAAGCTTTTATCCTTCTAGAATCATTCCCCTTCGCGATTGGAGCCACAATTATTTCGAGCATTGAAAAAGCAGATGTTAAAGTAGCAAATAAAAACAATAATAAAAATGCGATCAAAAAGATTGTTCCAAACGGCATTTGATTAAACACTGTTGGCAATACATTAAACAATAACACTGGACCTGCATCCGGAGCTAAACCAAAAGAAAACACGGCCGGAAAAATAGCTAATCCTGCTAAAAACGCAACTAATAAGTTGAGAACGACGATCGATACGGCCGATTGTGGTAAATTTTCATTCTTAGACAAATAAGAACTGTACGTTACCATAACTGATACCCCTACACTTAGGGCAAAAAAGGATTGTCCCATTGCATATAAAATCGTCTCAGATGTTACGTTTGTAAAATCAGGTTTTAAAAAGAAAAGAATTCCTTCCATGGAGCCATCTAGTGTAATAGAACGAACAATCAAGATGACAAATAATATAAACAAAGCAGGCATCATAATTCGGCTTGCTTTTTCAATCCCATTTGAAACACCTTTTGAAACAACAAAGCTTGTAATAAGTAAAAATAATAACTGTGCAAAAACTGTTAAAAACGGATCCGAAATGCTAGTACCAAATAACTCACCATACTCCTGCTCTGTTAATCCACTAAGATTTCCTGTTACTGCTTTAAATAGATAAATTAAAATCCAGCCACCCACTACGCTATAAAAAGACAACAAGATAAAACAAGTCACTACACCAAGTCTTCCAATTAAGTGCCAAGAGGAATTCGGAGCAATTTGTTTATATGCTTGAATGGCATCTTTTTTCGTACTTCTACCTATCACAAACTCTCCTAATAGAAGTGGTAGTCCTACTAGTAAAGTAAATAAAATAAAGATTAGAAAAAATACACCGCCCCCACTAGTCCCCGCAACATAAGGAAACTTCCATATCGCTCCTAAACCAATTGCAGACCCGGCAGCCGCAAGAATAAAAGAGAGCTTCGACGACCATTGTTCTACAGAATTATTCATAACATCACCTCAAAATCCTACTGATCAAAGATTTCTTTCAAAAGAATATAAAATCAACCTTTGAAAAATATATTATATAAATACACATTTTATCATTTTACTAGGATAATTTAAATTAAATTTTAAAATAATACTATCATTATGTTAATGAGTCCTAGTATTTCACATAGGTTGAATCCAAATAATGACCTTCAAACAGGAATTAACACTCTAGGATCTCCTGTTATTTTCACTTATTTGTTTATTCTATAATTATTTCCTCAAGTAAAAGAAAAGCAACAAAAAGGCTGACACACCTAGTGCCAGCCTCCTCAAGCTTATTAAAAGACTTATCCTTCTAATAATAATGATTCTGGGTCTTCGAGCAATTCTTTCACTGTTGCTAAGAAGCTTACCGCTTCTCTTCCATCAACAATTCGGTGGTCATATGAAAGCGCAATGTACATCATTGGGCGATTTTCCATTGTATTTTCATCGATTGCAACAGGACGAAGCTGAATTTTGTGCATTCCTAAAATACCAACTTGTGGTCCGTTTAGGATAGGTGTTGACATTAATGATCCGAAAACACCGCCGTTTGTAATTGTGAAAGTTCCTCCTTGTAAATCTGAAAGGCTTAACTTATTATCACGTGCTTTCTTAGCAAGATTAAGGATTTCTCCTTCGATTCCTGCAAAGTTTAAGCGATCTGCATCACGAACAACTGGTACAACTAAGCCATCTGGAGCTGATACTGCAATTCCAATATCATAGAATTTTTTCACTAAGATTTCATTGCCTTGAATTTCTGCATTAAGCAGTGGATATTGCTTTAATGCAGCAACAACAGCTTTTGTAAAGAAGGACATGAAGCCTAAACGAACATCATGCTGTTCGAAAAACTTGTCTTTACGGCGTTTACGAACTTCCATAACCGCTGTCATATCTACTTCATTAAATGTTGTTAACATAGCCGCTGTTTGTTGAACTTCTACTAAGCGATTTGCAATTGTTTGTCTACGTCTAGACATTTTTTGTCTTTCAACCGGTTTGCCAGGTTTTTCATCCTGTACGGCTGGCGTAGTAGCTTTTGGTGCAGCTGGTTTTGATTCTTGTTTTGGTGCTTCTTGACCAGAGTGTGCTTCAACATCTTGTTTACGTACTCGGCCAAGGGGATCAACTGTTTGAACTTGTTGTAAATCTATTCCACGCTCACGAGCTAACTTACGTGCTGCTGGTGAGGCAATTGTACGTTGTTTTTTCTCATCTTCCGTTACTTCAACATTGTTTTGTTGAACTTCTTGTGGCGCTGGTGCTTCTTGTTTAGTTTCTGTTTGCTCTGGTTGTGAAGGAGAAGCTTCACCACTCTCATCAATTATCCCGATTGTTTCTCCAACTTGAACAGTATCACCTGATTCTTTGTGTAGCTCTTTTAAAACTCCAGAAAATTCAGCAGTTAATTCAACATTTACTTTATCTGTTTCAACTTCTAAAAGGTATTCACCTTTCTCAACAACATCACCTGGTTGTTTTAACCATTGTGCAATAGTTCCTTCAGTAATAGATTCTGCTAGTTCTGGTACTTTAATTTCAGCCATTGTTGGTTCCCCCTTGAGAAACTTGCTTGTTAAAAGAATCACTATTACATCTATATCAATTTAACGCGATAATATGATAACAGCAAGCCTCGCATTTTTTCAATTTAAATGATGATTAATGGTCAAATAATTATTTATTCCAAGTTAATGCTTCTGTAACAATACGTTCTTGATCCGTTTTGTGGATATTCGGATCACCTTCTGCAGGACTCTGTCTTCTTCTTCTACCTATATATTTCACCGGAATTCCTTCTGGTGCGATTTCTCTTAGTTTTGCATCAATAAATGTCCATGCTCCCATGTTTTGAGGCTCCTCTTGAACCCAAACAATTTCTTCAAGCGATGGTAAACGCTCCAAAACGGACGTAATTATTGTTTTAGGGAAAGGATATAGTTCCTCAACTCTTAGCATGTGAACCCAATCTAGGTCACCTTCGATTGTGTTTAACTTATCAGTTAGGTCTGTAGCGATCTTACCAGTGCATAAAAGAAGTCTTTTTACTTTTTCTAGAGAAGTGCCTAGTCCTGGTTGTTCAATAACTGGCTTGAACTCTCCTTCACATAATTCATTTAGATCTGATACAGTTTGTGGATTTCTAAGTAAGCTCTTTGGCGTCATAATGACAAGTGGTCTTACTTCTTCACGTTTTAGCAAGTCAGCTTGACGACGTAGTATATGGAAATATTGAGCTGCACTTGTTAAATTAGCAACTTGCCAGCTATCTTCAGCAGCTAACTGTAAGAAACGCTCCAACCTGCCGCTCGAATGCTCAGGACCTTGTCCTTCAAATCCATGTGGTAATAACATAACAAGACCAGATTTTTGACCCCATTTTGCACGACCTGCAGCAATAAACTGATCAAAGAATACTTGTGCGGCATTTGCAAAGTCTCCGTATTGTGCTTCCCATAAAACTAATGTTTCTGGGGCAAATACATTGTAACCATATTCAAAACCAATAACTGACCCTTCAGATAATGGACTATTGTGGATTGCAAATGATGCTTTGGCGTCATCTAGTCGATGTAATGGTGAATAAAACTCACCAGTATCAACATCATGTAAAACAATATGTCTCTGCGCAAATGTTCCACGCTGTGAATCCTGTCCTGTTAATCGAATAGGAGTTCCATCTGTTAAAATGGATGCAAACGCTAACGCTTCACCTAAAGCCCATTCCACTTTTCCGTCTTCTTTAAGTGCTTTTGCTCTTCTTTCTAGAATTCTCTGAAGCTTAGAAAACACATTAAAGCTTTCCGGCCATTTTACAAGCTCATCATTTAATTGAAGTAACTTATCCTTTTCAACAGCTGTTTTCAACTTAGGAAGGCCACTGTTAATGAATTCCGGTAGTTGTATTTCATGTGTTTGTGCTACCTTTTTATCAGGAACTTTTTGGTATGCCTTTTCTAAAACGGTTTGAACCTCATCACTAATCTTTTCAACATCTTCTGGCTTAACAATTCCTCCACCTTGTAGTGATTTTGCATAAAGTTCACGTACAGTTGGATGTTTACGAACTTTTTCGTAAAGTTTTGGTTGTGTCATGGACGGCTCATCCATTTCATTATGACCAAAACGTCGATAACCAATAAGGTCGATTAAGAAATCACTCTTAAACTTATTTCTGTATTCCATTGCAATGAACACTGCAGCAATACATGCCTCTGGATCATCTGCATTAACGTGTACAATAGGAATTTCATATCCTTTTGCAAGGTCACTTGCATATGTTGTTGAACGGGAATCGCGACTTTCAGTTGTAAAACCGATCATATTATTCGCAATAATATGTATAGTGCCACCCGTTTGATAACCAGTCAGCTTATTTAAGTTCAATGTTTCTGCAACAATTCCTTCACCCGGGAATGCAGCGTCCCCATGGATTAGAATAGCCATAGCATTATTTTCATTTTGTTTTGGATAACCTTTTTCTGTGCGAGTTTCTTGTGCAGCACGAGTATATCCTTCAACAATTGGATCGATAAACTCTAGATGACTTGGGTTATTAGCTAATGTTACTTTTGCACGCACTGTACTTTCATCTTTAATTTGTTTATTTGCACCAAGATGATACTTAACATCACCACTCCAGCCATAGTTGATTCCAATAGAACCTTCTGATGGAACCAGTTCTTTATTAGGTGCATGTTGAAACTCAGAAAAGATAATTTCATACGGCTTTCCAAGTACATGAGCTAAAACGCTTAAACGACCACGGTGTGCCATTCCGATATTTATTGTATCAGTTCCAGCTTGAACGGCATTTGAGATTAATTCATCAAGTACCGGAACAAGCATATCTAAACCTTCAATAGAAAAACGTTTTTGACCTACAAAGGTACGGTGAAGGAATTGTTCAAACCCTTCAACTTCTGTGAGTCTTTTTAAGATAGATATACGTTTTTCCTTTGATAAATTTTCAAAAATCGCTCCTGATTCCACCATTTTTACAAGCCATGTTTTTTCCTCATAGTTATGAACATGACTAAATTCGAAAGCAATTGATTTCTTATAAACTTCTTTTAAGTATTGATATGCTTCAAGCCCATTGGTCACATGTGCAGGAGCATCTTCACATAATAGGTTTACAGGTATATCTTTTAAATCTTCTTCAGTTAAATCATATTCTTCAAGGCGAAGAAACTCATTCTTTTCATTTCGGTCCTCAAAAGGAAAAATTGCTGCGTTTAAGTGACCATATCTACGAATATTTGTCACTAATCGAACTGCTTCAGCAACTTTTTTCATTTTATCAGTACTGATTGTTTCATTTTCAGCTGATATTGTCGTGTCTTTTGTTGTGATTGAAGGAGAACCCCAGGTATCAAATATTTCTTTTAATTCTATATCAATAGAATTTGGATCAAGTTTATATTGATCATATTGTTCCATGACATAGCCGAGGTTAGGACCATGGAAGTCTTCCCAAGGGAAATTCTTCTTGCTATTGCCTTGTGCCATCTAACATTACCCCCAACGATTCATAAGTGATCAGAAATAATTTTCCTGATACGTAGGAAGGATAAAATTATCCTACGATATTAACCACTCTTACGAGTATAGTAGTATGATATTAAAACGCTTCCAATACTATTTTAACATTGCTACCTTCACATTCCAAGATAGTTAATAGAAAAATCGAAAAAAAATGTATCTTTTTTCTTGTGGATTTCCTTAGACCGTCTAATTGTTCGGAATAATTGGAATTATCCAACAAATATATCACTATCTTTACTCCATCATACAACATATACCATGGAAAAAAGTACAATTTTTATTATTTTAATGTAAATTAATTAAATTTTTTTAGTATTAATGAAATTTATGTTTATTTTGAATGATTATTAGTGTCTTCCCTACTTTTTTAGGCTAATTTTCTTCATGTAATTTTAATAAAAACCTCTATTTTATAAATAAATTAGAGGTTTTTACTATTTTGCAAACTTTGTCACAATATGGATTTTCAGTTAGTGTTAATAACAGAGAGATACTTATTCTTCTTTCAGCATTTTTACAAATAATCTTACAGACATGTCGTTTTGGTCAACCTTTATCCTTTTATAACATTTTTAATAACAATCTCTTAAGAAGCGGATATAATTGCTCTGGGAGCTCTTCAATTTTATCGACAAACACACTATATTTCCCATAAATATTTTGTATTGTTTTTTGTGTTGCTTCATTAACTTTGCCATTTGACAAAAATACATTGATTACTTCTATACCCATTTTTCTAGCCTCTAAAACCGCTTCATGTGTATCAATGATCCCATTCCGTTCATAACCTGTTGCAGCGGGCTCACCATCTGAAAAAACAAGGAGAAATTTTTGTTTTTCATTTTTCTTCATTAGTTGTTCTGTCATATGTCTTATAGCATATCCATCACGATTATCTTCTTCTGGTGAGAGTTGCATAATTTCAGGTCCTGACTGCTGATTTAAAGAGGTCTCAAAAGAGATTACCTCATAGAAATGATTTGGCTGGCGTGTTTTTGTCGATTCGTTCGTGTCCTCCCAAAATCCAACAATTTTATGTGGGACTCTTACTGATTTTAACGTTTCATGAAATAAGATAATTCCAAGCTTTGATTGATCCATTTTATCGAACATGGATGCAGAACAATCAACTAATAGAGTAAAAACAGCATCAATATCAGGAGATTTTTCCTGTTTTTTATAAAATAGCTTCGGATTGTCATCTGTTATAATTCGGAGTAGTTTTTTGTTTAGTCTTCCAATTTGAAGATCAGACCTTGGCATTGTTCTTTTATGCTCCAATGTTTTTTGAATCATTAGCTTCAGCTTATTTTGATACACTTGAATATCCATTCGATCTTTTTGATATTGCTCAATATCTGATATTGTTGGAGTCTTAGCTTCTTGAAACACAGGTACAGCATATTTATTTTCTTTACCATACGATGCATCCCCGCTACTAGCTCGATCTTCTTTTTGATTCTCCAATGCTTTCATTTTGGAGTAATCATTTCTTTTTGCTTTTTTCGAAGTTCCTTGAACCATCGCTAGAGCCTGGTCACCGTCTTCTCCCTCACGTACAGCACCGTCTCCATTTATCGTCGTATTTGTTCCTTGTTCTAAATCGAATTGAAGAAAACTTTTTGTAGGCTTGCTTGTTTCACTATGCCATGTTGGTAATTTGTCACCATGTACATCTTCATCACCTTGCTTAGCATTCTCTAACGCATCTTTGTTTTTTAATTTAGATTTTCTTTTTAATTCATCATATAGGCTGCTAGACAGAATGGTATTGTAAGGTAGTTCCGCTAAGTAAAAATAGGTATTTAGCATATCTTTTTCCAATATTTCCTCTAAAACATCAACAATTTCTAAGACAATATCAATAACCTGCTTAGTAGAGGCTACTTCAAACACTTGAAAAAGCTTTGACTCAATATAAGGAATCGATCTGTCAATACTCTCAGATAAAGATGGGATTGACTCGATTGTGGATTGTGCTGTTAGTGTTAAATAGATACTATTAAAAAGCGCATCCGTTAACATACTTCGCTCTTGATGAATAATTAACTGACTTTGGAAATGTTTACGATAAAGCTCTCTTCGAATATTAAACGCTTTTTTCGTACCGCGTCTTTCTCTTCTGCATTTTTCCTCTAATCGAAGGTCCTCCAAAAGCATGCATAATTGCTTTGCAAAGCTCTTTAGCTTTAATTTTTGAGTCTTTTCAATAAAAACACCTAATTCTTTAAAATCTGTATAATAATAATTACCAATGCTTCTAAGATAAATATCGCTTTTTAACGCTAGTTCTGTTTCTTCCTTCTCACGGTGATCCCAGAAATGACTAACATATACTTTTTTTTCAAATGGATCTAGATATGACTGAACGCTGTAATCAACCTCAATGTCTGGATTTTTCGTTAAGCCCTTCGCTAAATCTGATAAAGCCATAAATAAAAAAGAATCTACCTGTTGATCATTAAATTTTATAAATCTCAATTTTATCCCCTCACTCGAATAACGTTTCTGCTAGATTTCGAATGGCGGATTTTTCTCTTTCATCTTCGAGCTTATTAACAATCCCTCTTTCTACAGCACGGTTTGGTGGCATATAGCAAGCTAAATCACATGTATCAATAAGTGCACGAATCGATGCCGCCTCTTCTGAAACCTGCCCATTTTTTACGAGAGTTAGTAGATCTGAAGAAAGACTAGTAAACGTTTCTAATAAACGTTGATCAGACAGCTGTGATTGATTCTCTAAAACTATTTTTAGCTCTTTCCCTTGGATATATGGTACTTCAATAACAACAAAGCGATTTTTGAGTGCTTCATTTAAGGGAACTGTTCCCACATATCCCTCATTAATAGCCGCAATAACACCGAAATCTTCATCTGCACGGATCACTTCACCCGTAAATGGATTTGTAATCATTCTCCGGTAATCTAGCACACCATTTAATATCGGTAATGTTTCTGGCTTTGCCATATTTATTTCGTCTATATATAATAAATGGCCTTTTTTCATTGCCTTTACAACAGGACCTGAAACGAATTCAATGGATGTTTCACCATTTCGATTTTCAATTGTTTTGAAGCCTAAAAGAGCTTCAGCATCCATATCAACAGAACAGTTCACACTATGCATAGGTTGATTAAACAAAGATGATAATGTTTCTGCCAACTTTGTTTTCCCAGAACCAGTTGGACCCTTTAATAAGACATTTTTACCAAGAGCAAGAGCGATCATTGCATCTAGTAGAATCGATTCATCTGATGGAGTATAACCACTTTTTCCAATTAATAAAGCGTCTTCTTCATCTTTTGGTTTTAATGATCTGTTTTGAATTCTCTCTTTAATTTCTACCGGTAGTGGATAAGCTTGTAAATTATTCATTGTACGCCTTCTTTCATCTATATAAAGTTAAGTTGATACGGTTTTATATCAACCATGAGTATACTAAAAAGTATATTGAGATTCAAAGAAAAGAAATAATTAAAAGTCTTAACTCTTTTAATTAAAAACGAAAAGCTACCCTTTTAAAGAATGTAGGTAGCTTTTTCTTAGTTATATGCTTTTGTTGGTATTTAGTGATCCGCAGATAATTCTATCCCCTGCATTTCCGGATGGATCTGTTACATAATCATCTGGTTTTTCATGAATAATAAAGGAACTTCCATCTTTATCCAAAAGAGAGAACTGTTCTCCTTTTTTTAATGTTACAGAAGATGCAAGAAGCTCAATATCAATCTTCCCATCTGCACCAACTTCAATATTTGGTAGATCTCCCTCATGTTGTCCTTTAGGATTATCAAAGCCATGTTCATGATTTGAGAAGCTAAGGTGATTGCCAGCAGATGCGAAAGTTGGTTTTTCACAGATTCCTATTGAATGGATATGAAAAGCATGCTTGCCTGGTGGTAGATTTTGTCCAATTAACCGAATGGTTACACCTTCTGCTGTTTCGTTTAGAATGATATTTCCTACATTTTTTCCTTTTTGATTGATTAATTCTACTTTTTGCTGATTTAATTCAGGCTCAGAGGCTGTAATTGACTCCTTTTTAGTATGAGTGTTGTTATTAGTATTTCTTTCTGTTACTAAGACAATAAAAATGGATAAAGTCATAAGTGATATAAAAACGATAGATAATCCTTTCAACGTAAGCCCCTCCTAGATAATTGTGCTTATTAATCATTGTTGCCAGGTTCTAAAGAAATAAACGCTGAAGGTTTTCCTAAGTTAATAGAGCCAAAAAAAAAAAGAACCAGTTCGGTTCTTTTTTCATTAAAATCGCTTAGCTCCTAAGTAACGTTGTTTCCAATAAGAGTTATTTAAGCTGGATATACTTACACCTGAACTACTAGCGTGGATAAATTGATTATCCCCTAAATATATTCCCATATGTGATGGACCTTCTTTATATGTAGTAAAGAAAACAAAATCACCTCTAGAAGGTTCATTTATTGCTTTCATCATATCCCAATACCCTGCAGTGCTAAGGCGAGAAACGGAAGTAACCTTATTTAATACATAATAAATAAAACCGCTACAATCAAAACCACTAGGAGTATTACCTGCCCAACGATATGGTACTCCTAAAAGTGACTTTGCCTCTGTTAACATTGTTTCAACCTTATTGTTTTGATTTTGAGGTGCTGTTTTTTCAGTGCTATTGTCAATAGTAGCATCTCCAGACACCTTCAAAACTTGTCCAACAAT includes:
- the odhB gene encoding 2-oxoglutarate dehydrogenase complex dihydrolipoyllysine-residue succinyltransferase translates to MAEIKVPELAESITEGTIAQWLKQPGDVVEKGEYLLEVETDKVNVELTAEFSGVLKELHKESGDTVQVGETIGIIDESGEASPSQPEQTETKQEAPAPQEVQQNNVEVTEDEKKQRTIASPAARKLARERGIDLQQVQTVDPLGRVRKQDVEAHSGQEAPKQESKPAAPKATTPAVQDEKPGKPVERQKMSRRRQTIANRLVEVQQTAAMLTTFNEVDMTAVMEVRKRRKDKFFEQHDVRLGFMSFFTKAVVAALKQYPLLNAEIQGNEILVKKFYDIGIAVSAPDGLVVPVVRDADRLNFAGIEGEILNLAKKARDNKLSLSDLQGGTFTITNGGVFGSLMSTPILNGPQVGILGMHKIQLRPVAIDENTMENRPMMYIALSYDHRIVDGREAVSFLATVKELLEDPESLLLEG
- a CDS encoding vWA domain-containing protein, whose amino-acid sequence is MRFIKFNDQQVDSFLFMALSDLAKGLTKNPDIEVDYSVQSYLDPFEKKVYVSHFWDHREKEETELALKSDIYLRSIGNYYYTDFKELGVFIEKTQKLKLKSFAKQLCMLLEDLRLEEKCRRERRGTKKAFNIRRELYRKHFQSQLIIHQERSMLTDALFNSIYLTLTAQSTIESIPSLSESIDRSIPYIESKLFQVFEVASTKQVIDIVLEIVDVLEEILEKDMLNTYFYLAELPYNTILSSSLYDELKRKSKLKNKDALENAKQGDEDVHGDKLPTWHSETSKPTKSFLQFDLEQGTNTTINGDGAVREGEDGDQALAMVQGTSKKAKRNDYSKMKALENQKEDRASSGDASYGKENKYAVPVFQEAKTPTISDIEQYQKDRMDIQVYQNKLKLMIQKTLEHKRTMPRSDLQIGRLNKKLLRIITDDNPKLFYKKQEKSPDIDAVFTLLVDCSASMFDKMDQSKLGIILFHETLKSVRVPHKIVGFWEDTNESTKTRQPNHFYEVISFETSLNQQSGPEIMQLSPEEDNRDGYAIRHMTEQLMKKNEKQKFLLVFSDGEPAATGYERNGIIDTHEAVLEARKMGIEVINVFLSNGKVNEATQKTIQNIYGKYSVFVDKIEELPEQLYPLLKRLLLKML
- the sucA gene encoding 2-oxoglutarate dehydrogenase E1 component; protein product: MAQGNSKKNFPWEDFHGPNLGYVMEQYDQYKLDPNSIDIELKEIFDTWGSPSITTKDTTISAENETISTDKMKKVAEAVRLVTNIRRYGHLNAAIFPFEDRNEKNEFLRLEEYDLTEEDLKDIPVNLLCEDAPAHVTNGLEAYQYLKEVYKKSIAFEFSHVHNYEEKTWLVKMVESGAIFENLSKEKRISILKRLTEVEGFEQFLHRTFVGQKRFSIEGLDMLVPVLDELISNAVQAGTDTINIGMAHRGRLSVLAHVLGKPYEIIFSEFQHAPNKELVPSEGSIGINYGWSGDVKYHLGANKQIKDESTVRAKVTLANNPSHLEFIDPIVEGYTRAAQETRTEKGYPKQNENNAMAILIHGDAAFPGEGIVAETLNLNKLTGYQTGGTIHIIANNMIGFTTESRDSRSTTYASDLAKGYEIPIVHVNADDPEACIAAVFIAMEYRNKFKSDFLIDLIGYRRFGHNEMDEPSMTQPKLYEKVRKHPTVRELYAKSLQGGGIVKPEDVEKISDEVQTVLEKAYQKVPDKKVAQTHEIQLPEFINSGLPKLKTAVEKDKLLQLNDELVKWPESFNVFSKLQRILERRAKALKEDGKVEWALGEALAFASILTDGTPIRLTGQDSQRGTFAQRHIVLHDVDTGEFYSPLHRLDDAKASFAIHNSPLSEGSVIGFEYGYNVFAPETLVLWEAQYGDFANAAQVFFDQFIAAGRAKWGQKSGLVMLLPHGFEGQGPEHSSGRLERFLQLAAEDSWQVANLTSAAQYFHILRRQADLLKREEVRPLVIMTPKSLLRNPQTVSDLNELCEGEFKPVIEQPGLGTSLEKVKRLLLCTGKIATDLTDKLNTIEGDLDWVHMLRVEELYPFPKTIITSVLERLPSLEEIVWVQEEPQNMGAWTFIDAKLREIAPEGIPVKYIGRRRRQSPAEGDPNIHKTDQERIVTEALTWNK
- a CDS encoding sodium-dependent transporter, whose product is MNNSVEQWSSKLSFILAAAGSAIGLGAIWKFPYVAGTSGGGVFFLIFILFTLLVGLPLLLGEFVIGRSTKKDAIQAYKQIAPNSSWHLIGRLGVVTCFILLSFYSVVGGWILIYLFKAVTGNLSGLTEQEYGELFGTSISDPFLTVFAQLLFLLITSFVVSKGVSNGIEKASRIMMPALFILFVILIVRSITLDGSMEGILFFLKPDFTNVTSETILYAMGQSFFALSVGVSVMVTYSSYLSKNENLPQSAVSIVVLNLLVAFLAGLAIFPAVFSFGLAPDAGPVLLFNVLPTVFNQMPFGTIFLIAFLLLFLFATLTSAFSMLEIIVAPIAKGNDSRRIKASWLVGISIFIVGIPSALSFGLLGHITLFDKSIFDAADFLVSNILMPLGALLISIFVPLKISKKVLFDELSQGSSLSKKIFTIWYLLLKYVSPIVIIFVFLDALGII
- a CDS encoding superoxide dismutase family protein, which gives rise to MKGLSIVFISLMTLSIFIVLVTERNTNNNTHTKKESITASEPELNQQKVELINQKGKNVGNIILNETAEGVTIRLIGQNLPPGKHAFHIHSIGICEKPTFASAGNHLSFSNHEHGFDNPKGQHEGDLPNIEVGADGKIDIELLASSVTLKKGEQFSLLDKDGSSFIIHEKPDDYVTDPSGNAGDRIICGSLNTNKSI
- a CDS encoding AAA family ATPase is translated as MNNLQAYPLPVEIKERIQNRSLKPKDEEDALLIGKSGYTPSDESILLDAMIALALGKNVLLKGPTGSGKTKLAETLSSLFNQPMHSVNCSVDMDAEALLGFKTIENRNGETSIEFVSGPVVKAMKKGHLLYIDEINMAKPETLPILNGVLDYRRMITNPFTGEVIRADEDFGVIAAINEGYVGTVPLNEALKNRFVVIEVPYIQGKELKIVLENQSQLSDQRLLETFTSLSSDLLTLVKNGQVSEEAASIRALIDTCDLACYMPPNRAVERGIVNKLEDEREKSAIRNLAETLFE